A part of Bacillus sp. FJAT-45350 genomic DNA contains:
- a CDS encoding tyrosine-type recombinase/integrase, protein MNIKCAGTTEEILDLFANYLYQKGRSENTIKTYCGAIHSFCNWLTEQKKDIKLINNVDVQSYIDYLEVEGRSTSTINKIYNAIKIFDATFQLEITKDIRRVKKVDTERNSEFLTKYDIEKLLINVKKSRNKRNIAMVYTFLETGIRVSEFCKLNKSDVQFNSNGYTGQLTVVNSKGHGYRTLPLTQTVVGYLKSYLETRDDDNESLFLSGYNKRIATRTVQHTLKQYDLTPHMLRHTYCYDLVQKGVDLSIVAQLAGHVNTTITKQYVS, encoded by the coding sequence TTGAATATAAAATGCGCTGGAACCACAGAAGAAATACTTGACCTTTTCGCTAATTATCTTTATCAAAAAGGTCGCTCTGAAAATACAATTAAAACGTATTGTGGTGCAATCCATTCATTTTGTAATTGGTTAACAGAACAAAAGAAAGATATTAAATTAATTAATAATGTTGATGTTCAGTCATATATAGATTATTTAGAAGTAGAAGGACGAAGTACTTCTACCATTAATAAAATCTATAATGCGATAAAAATCTTTGATGCTACATTTCAACTAGAAATTACTAAAGATATTCGTCGAGTTAAAAAAGTAGACACAGAAAGAAATTCGGAATTTTTAACGAAATATGATATCGAGAAGTTACTAATCAATGTTAAAAAAAGTAGGAATAAACGTAATATAGCTATGGTTTATACATTTTTAGAAACAGGTATTAGAGTATCTGAGTTCTGTAAGTTAAATAAGTCTGACGTTCAATTTAATAGTAACGGATATACAGGACAATTAACGGTAGTAAATTCAAAAGGACATGGTTATAGAACCCTACCTTTGACACAAACAGTAGTTGGTTATTTAAAATCTTATCTCGAAACTCGAGATGATGACAACGAGTCCCTATTTTTATCAGGTTACAACAAAAGGATAGCGACTCGAACAGTTCAACATACTTTAAAACAATATGATTTAACCCCACATATGTTACGCCACACCTATTGTTATGACTTAGTCCAAAAAGGAGTAGACCTTTCAATCGTGGCGCAATTGGCAGGACATGTAAATACTACAATTACCAAACAGTATGTCTCATAA